Part of the Melospiza melodia melodia isolate bMelMel2 unplaced genomic scaffold, bMelMel2.pri scaffold_61, whole genome shotgun sequence genome, ggaactaaccagggacactttctcagtcatgtccctcagtgggaaccataacaacttcaagaaacttcagactttcaatttaagtttgagttcttgagaagttttttgaacactctctcagggactgagtttgatgtaaacaacaccaaagccccaagagggtcattaaagtccttgtgctctgtgctgctgagttgggctgggctcctggcacagaagcagctcctggcaaaccaagaagaccttcaaaaagacatttctcctgaggagcagctcctctcccagcccagcagggctggggcactgccggtagccaccctgggcacagcacagaggcacagagagcttcaatccgtcagggctgggaagtgctgagaagtgcctggggcagaatcactgccagcatttgccgcaggaacctctggctgcaggacaatgaagctgcagctcctggagtgatctcccaaagctggaacatcccaaagcctacagactctgtgagtaaaactctgaatatttctggtgcaggggaggtgaaatgctcatgaagctttgacatgctgaggaatgctggtcagtcataaaatatttccaatacaaggatttcattaaaaattaggacatttccaaagacttcagattcctaatattggagaatggcagggagtgggGGGATTAATATTCAAGattgattatgaattattaattaaaaaattttaaaagttcctgagacattggaactgttatttttgtgttctgtagattcacaggagatccctaatgtactttcagccactctgcccatgaacagcaccagcatcccatttgctgaacccatcaggctcagtctgagctgtcctttgtcccatctgcaaacagaacctggccccaggcagtgccctgaaaacaagcagggttctgtagggccaaggagagtgcacagagatttggggtctgtgagtgctggcagggagagatcaggcactgggaaacacctgctggagggaaatctgcaggaagcagagagaagatcgggcaatgagagaaaacaaaacccagcaatgctgtggcagggagagtttagagatgtccacaggatcccctgcagtgcagcccctccctctgaacaagccccctccctcctgtgccccagccaagcctctgccctcagggccggggctccaaggcatgcagcccctcctgtgcaggcagagctgcagcagagctgtggggcagctctgcagccccgggcccagttccctctgcagagcacagggctgggagcagctgcccggcactgggggctctggagggggcacagctggctcagggtgacgctgtccccagtgcccagctctgggcaatgctgtcagtgcagccagggaaggagctgcatctcccttcatccaatgccatcatagggacacctggaatctccctgagatttcagtccaagctttgagcttccctccaggatacaaacctgtctgtagcatctctgtgttatctaaaagccccacagtgagacacagaaggtctatgatgagaaaatacttttgggttggtgaaatgagccctgtcctgggtacaaatgtggggctgagaccttgagaaggggatggacatttggtggactgtggggatccatctgctgtcagcaatgtcaggatggtttttaagggaaacatgggagggtgatcatcctctgtctgggaaaggtGAAAGCTTAGAGAATCCTGAAACAGGACAGGGTGACAGACATCCTCCCCTTCTtctccactcaccaccttgcctcagagaactcactgttctccctgagggcagcagaaatgcaaagagtttctgacatccaaaaataatcagcaggggagatgaagaaaagctgtaaatAACACTAGTACATTTTAAGAGACTTTACCATTCCTGTTCACTGGCAGTGAgagggcagatgctgacagggctgtctgtgttaacagagattcaaagaagaacaaaaggacaggtccctgtgcccctcctatgtctgcacagcaaggctgaactataaaaacctctgtgtgtaccTACCCTAAACCTGAAGTCCCActcaggcagcaccagccagggctccaaaCTTGGAGCTGAAGAAAAATCTTCTGGAAATTGAAAAGGGTGTCAGagtgttacaggagaagggtctgtggaaaaaggctttgatttggctggaagaagtttctcccAACCGGTCACtaacttttctccatgaacagctcccaatagccagagaaatcaaatgtccaacagcagctccatcaggcacttcctcctgctggcattggcagacacgcggcagctgcagctcctgcacttctgcctcttgctgggcatctccctggctgccctcctgggcaacggcctcatcatcagcgccgtagcctgcggccaccacctgcacacgcccatgttcttcttcctgctcaacctggccctcagcgacctgggctccatctgcaccactgtccccaaagccatgcacaattccctctgggacaccaggaacatctcctactcaggatgtgctgctcagctcttcttctttatgttctttatctcagcagagctttccctcctgaccatcatgtgctatgaccgctacgtgtccatctgcaaacccctgcactacgggaccctcctgggcagcagagcttgtgcccacatggcagcagctgcctgggccagtgcctttctctactcactgctgcacacagccaatacattttccctgcccctgtgccatggcaatgccctgggccagttcttctgtgaaatcccacagatcctcaagctctcctcctccaaatcctacctcagggaacttgggcttcttgctctAAGTGCCTGTGTagcctcaagctgctttgtgttcattgttttctcctatgtgcagatcttcagggctgtgctgaggatcccctctgagcagggacggtacaaagccttttccacctgcctccctcacctggctgttgtctccctgtttcTTAGCACTGGcgtttttgcctacctgaagcccccctccatctcctccccatcccttgatctggccctgtcagttctgtattcggtggtgcctccagccctgaatcccctcatctacagcctgagaaaccaggagctcaaggctgcagtgtggagattggtgactggactatatcagaaacattaaactgcttgccaatttctgcaaatcacttgaaaTCAATGTAATCTTTCATTGTTCTTCTTGCGTATGGTGGTTGGTTTATTATtctcattctttttattttttttagtattgTCCAAATGAAGTGCTACtggttttgccatttctcatttcatttctctccacctttgctgtggccccagactgtgtcaatgaggagctgtgctctcagtggctctaaaggaagtaaaggatctccaAGCAAAGTTTTAACCAGAGTTCCCCCTCTTGTTGCCTtcgctggagctgcagcagcaatgtctgtgtgcagagctgggggcagatcagtgctggcacagcagctgtgcccagcagcagcagctcttgctgttgccagtgctgctgccgtggccctgccccgctgccctggtggccctggtgttgctgcagggcctgagtgctctcagggccgggcacagccctgggggtggcagtgctggggctgcagcagggacaggccatgggcactgctggggcagcgctgacgcctcaggccaggccctgggggctccagactccttgcccaggctctctcaagaacacacccaggccaatggtcagcacagaaaagccccgtgagcagccccaggctggccatgggcaggctgggggcaaacagcatggctggggctctacaaggtccctggggcagaggggaaggagtagcagagcaggggctgatccatccccagtgtgctgcacagcccagggcagcgtcccagagcgtcctgatggagctgccaacaacatccccctctgcagccctggcctctcccccagctcacacaggtgccccatccttgcaggcacagacacggcagcactggctcagcagcccctgtttgcattgcacacagcagggggagcacccccatgctgttggtgtggggacatgaacctgagggagcacaaatgccatcagcccctggggccagcaagggctgggggacagcagggaaaccactcagctttgtcctggcctctgcagtcagccagaaagtttgttcccatcagctgggactttcctgtcccactgcagatattgttggtcagagccagggctgcctggcagccactcccaaactgccccgagcatttccctgccttcacctttgctttccttcctctttcctgatccagatttcttcctattgcccatccctgttccttcccctccaaggagcccatccctgtttgccctttcctctctggccccactccccattgcagttcctgacttggcaccatgggaacgtcccttggggagcaggatcatcctacaagtgctgcaggaattgtctgcaggctcctgcagtgcctggtgctgcttccttgccagaggcaccccaggccaggggggcacatctgggctgctctgtctggctctggggctccctgttctgggcaatgaggaggagctgcagaggctctgcaggactgacaggatgggctttggggctgccaggaaaagctgaggcacctgggctgctggagctcctgaaaagGAGTCCCTGGGCTCATGCTGCAACTTCTCCAAGGGTGTTTCCAGaggatcccagaatcagcaatgttggaaaagacctcggaGATCATCAATCCAATCTTTCCCCTGCCACTGCCTTGTGTCTtctgaacctcctcttctccaggaaagacaaccccagctccctcagctgtactccagacccctcccagcattgtgtcccttctctggacacgctccagcccctccatgtccttcctaaattgggggcaccagaactgcaaacagcacttgaggtgctgcccaagcagtgctgagcacaggggaacaatccctgccctgctcctgctggccacaccattcctgatccaggccaggagccattggccttcttggccacctgggcacactgctggctcctgtccagcctgctgtccatcagtccctgcaggtccctttctgcctggctgctgtccagccactctgtccccagcctgtattgctgcaggggttgttgtggccaaagtgcaggactcagcacttggacttgttaaacctcaccttgttgggtttggcccctgcATCTATCCTgtccaggagccctgctcccagcatgagcccagttgCCCCCCCCCGTgtccttccagtttccttgtcagTCCGAGGATGatcctggtcacttcccctcactcctggcaggatccctcctcttcccagtatgagcccaggcactcacagtcattccccgttatgcaatttgtccccaacctggtcccagttgctcccactttcatccagtgtgttcccagttctaCCAGTTGCCCATAGTATAGTCCCAGTACCTCCAAGTATGATgtcagtctctcccagcagggccccagtcactcacacttgcccccagttgccccctgcatggtcccagttcccccagcacattcccagtggctcccagtgttgtcccagtcaccacctgcatggtctcaggcattcccagcatatcccagttgccctgaacatactcgtactcattgccaggcactcccagttacctcagtgtggttcagctgcccccagttttatcccagtcactgccaggaaatcccagttgtcaccagcatgcatcctgtcattcccagttgttcccagttcctcccagtatgatcccagttgtccctcgaatagtcccagtccctctcagcatggtcccactcactcccagttgcccccagcatggtcccagctgtttgcaTTGTGGTTCCAGTGCCCtcagtatggtcacagacactcccagcatatcccagttgccccagtgagGTTCTGGTTTCCTgaaaatgatcccagtctttcccacttACTCCCACTTGCCtctagcatgatcccagtttctggcagttgcccaaagtgtggtcccagttaccccagttgtgtccttagtcccCTTAACATGGTTGCAGTATCCTCCAGTtgattccagttgctcccaatgtgtccacattttcctgccagcatgggcccagtagctcccagtaacccccagtcaggatccattctcatctCCTGTAaccccagtggctcccaggatgatcccagttgcacccagtcactcccagtatggttacaaccacccctcgtatgatcccagtcactcgtaGATCCTCCCAAtatgattccagtcatgctcagagtgactccctgtcactcccagtgtgggccctgttgctcccagtcacttccagtatagttccagtcacagccagcacctttccagtcactcccagtctggttccagtaggatcccagtcactttcagatactcccagtactattcctgtcaatcccagtatgatgtcaaccagttccagtatgaccccagcatgggcacagctgctcccatgaCCATCCAGTGGGGTttcagttgctcccatttacccccactgtggtttcaatcactcccagcgtattccagttactcccagcaggttcccagttagtcccaattgtcctcagttgcttccagcctgatcccagttgctcacagccactcccagtcaccctcagtgtagTCCCAGTTTCTCCAAGTATGATCCAGTTTGATCCAAGTTGCCCCCAGCAttgttccagttgctccctgttcctcccagtgtgatcccagttgaaccctgttgtcccttctatagtctcagtcactccccatgtgatcccagtcccggccagcatgatcccagtcatgccctattgcccccagtgtagacccagtcactcccactcactcccagttgcccctaccatggtcccagctctccccagcatggtccctcttgttcccagtcattcccagtatgattacaaacactcccagtacatcccagtttccctcagcaTGTCCGTGGTTCTTCCCAGACCctcacagtgatcccagtaaggtgcttgttatcccagtatgttctcagtcatgcccagcatatcccaggtgcctccagcctgcatccagtcattgccagttcctccagtttgcttgcagcatgatcccagtttctctcagttgctcccagtggcccaaagtgtgatcccagctgCTTCCATTCAATACCAATAGGagcccagtaagctccagtttgatccttgtcacatgccagcactcccagtatggtcccagtataatcccaataacttccaatcactcccagtatggtcccagttgcctccagctagatcaatccagtcagtcccagtatgatgccatttgctcccagctgttcccagtcgcccccagtatgggggatgatgtgcatggtgtgttcccagtcactctcagacactcccagtattagtccagtccctacCAGTATGATCCAGAGATGatcccagtgtgttcccagtccctgccagtatgaaccagttgtgccccacatggctcgagttgctctctttcaccctcactttcattgcagacactcccagtatgtcccagtgtagcccagttccttccagcacattcccagtcactcccagtcccttccagcatgatcccatttgctcacaaccactcccagtcagcctcagtgtagtggcactcactgccagtatgatcccagtcacctccagcatgaccccagttcatcc contains:
- the LOC134413933 gene encoding olfactory receptor 14I1-like — encoded protein: QLLHFCLLLGISLAALLGNGLIISAVACGHHLHTPMFFFLLNLALSDLGSICTTVPKAMHNSLWDTRNISYSGCAAQLFFFMFFISAELSLLTIMCYDRYVSICK